The Manihot esculenta cultivar AM560-2 chromosome 11, M.esculenta_v8, whole genome shotgun sequence genome includes a region encoding these proteins:
- the LOC110627018 gene encoding alcohol-forming fatty acyl-CoA reductase — translation MEMENIVGFLENKTILVTGATGYLAKIFVEKILRVQPKVKKLYLLLRASDANSALDRLNKEVIGKELFKVVREKYGERLNSFLSEKVSAVAGDISFEDLGVKDSHLRDEMWREVDVVLNFAATTNFDDRYDISLGINTLGALHVLNFAKKCLQIKMLVHISTAYVCGEDSGLILEKPFSMGKAKKGTSKIDIEKEKKLIQEKLSELRSENTSETDITQFMKDLGIQRARMYGWPNTYVFTKAMGEMLLMHSKEDLPLLIIRPTMITSTYKEPFPGWIEGIRTIDSVIVGYGKGKVSCFLSNPQLTLDVIPADMVVNGILVAMVAHGKQSSETIYHIGSSLRNPVKLSNIHDFSFRYFSANPWINKDGMPVKVLKGTIFRSMASFHMYMAIRFQLPLKALEVANTMAFKKYQSTYATLDRKIKLVMRLVDLYKPYVFFEGIFDDTNSEKLRIAAREKVPEEADGFNFDPIGIDWEDYMMGVHIPGLVKYVMK, via the exons ATGGAGATGGAAAATATAGTTGGATTTCTTGAGAACAAGACCATTTTGGTCACTGGTGCAACTGGCTATCTAGCAAAGA TTTTTGTGGAGAAGATATTGAGGGTTCAACCAAAGGTTAAGAAGCTTTATCTTCTTTTGAGAGCTTCTGATGCTAACTCTGCCCTAGATCGCCTAAATAAAGag GTGATAGGGAAAGAGTTGTTTAAAGTTGTAAGAGAAAAATATGGTGAAAGGCTAAATTCCTTTTTATCAGAAAAGGTTAGTGCTGTTGCTGGGGACATCTCTTTTGAAGACTTGGGTGTGAAAGATTCCCACTTGAGAGATGAGATGTGGAGAGAAGTTGATGTGGTGCTCAATTTTGCTGCTACTACCAATTTTGATGATAG ATATGACATTTCCTTAGGCATAAATACATTGGGAGCTTTGCATGTCTTGAACTTTGCAAAGAAATGTCTGCAAATCAAGATGCTTGTCCATATCTCCACTG CTTATGTATGCGGTGAAGATTCAGGACTTATACTGGAAAAGCCATTTTCAATGGGTAAAGCCAAGAAGGGAACCAGTAAAATAgacattgaaaaagaaaagaaactgaTTCAAGAGAAATTAAGTGAACTGCGATCAGAAAATACTTCAGAGACAGATATTACACAATTCATGAAGGATCTTGGCATTCAAAG GGCAAGGATGTATGGGTGGCCAAACACCTATGTATTTACCAAGGCCATGGGAGAGATGCTTCTCATGCATTCCAAAGAAGATCTGCCCCTTCTTATTATACGTCCCACCATGATCACCAGTACTTACAAAGAACCATTTCCAGGCTGGATTGAAGGTATAAG AACCATTGATAGTGTAATTGTGGGCTATGGCAAAGGAAAAGTTTCATGCTTTCTTTCAAATCCACAATTAACCCTAGATGTG ATACCAGCTGATATGGTGGTGAATGGTATTTTGGTGGCCATGGTGGCGCATGGGAAGCAATCATCGGAAACCATTTATCATATAGGATCTTCATTGAGAAACCCTGTTAAGTTATCAAATATTCATGATTTTAGCTTTCGTTATTTCTCTGCAAATCCATGGATTAACAAGGATGGAATGCCAGTTAAGGTTCTCAAAGGCACCATTTTTCGGTCCATGGCCAGCTTCCACATGTACATGGCAATTCGTTTTCAGCTGCCTTTGAAG GCATTGGAAGTTGCAAATACTATGGCGTTCAAGAAATATCAGAGCACGTATGCAACTCTTGATAGGAAAATAAAGCTAGTGATGAGATTGGTAGATCTTTATAAACCTTATGTGTTCTTTGAGGGCAT CTTTGACGACACGAACTCAGAGAAGTTGAGAATAGCAGCAAGAGAGAAAGTTCCTGAAGAAGCAGATGGCTTCAACTTTGATCCCATAGGAATTGACTGGGAGGATTACATGATGGGTGTTCACATTCCTGGTCTTGTCAAATACGTAATGAAATGA